A genomic segment from Capra hircus breed San Clemente chromosome 7, ASM170441v1, whole genome shotgun sequence encodes:
- the LOC102180757 gene encoding olfactory receptor 7A5-like, with protein MEPGNNTRISEFLLLGLSEEQELRPLIFGVFLSMYLITVFGNLLIILAVSSDSHLHTPMYFLLSNLSFVDICFTSTTIPKMLWNIQTQSKVITYEGCITQMYFYILFAGLDDILLSVMAYDRYVAICHPLHYMVIMSPRLCGLLVLISWVLIALYSLLHSLMVLRLSFCPVVQIPHFFCELSQMVQLASSDNFLNNIVMYFSAVLMGVGPFAGILYSYSKIVSCVCKITSAQGKYKAFSTCVSHLSIVFLFYFTAVGVFLSSAATHTSHSSTVASVMYTVVTPMLNPFIYSLRNRDLKEGLKRLYLMPSIKDQLY; from the coding sequence ATGGAACCAGGGAATAATACACGAATTTCAgagtttcttcttctgggactttcAGAAGAACAAGAACTACGGCCTCTCATATTTGGGGTTTTCCTCTCCATGTACCTAATCACTGTATTTGGAAACCTGCTCATCATCCTGGCCGTCAGCTCAgactcccacctccacacccctATGTATTTCCTCCTCTCCAATCTGTCCTTTGTAGACATCTGtttcacctccaccaccatcccaAAGATGCTGTGGAACATCCAGACACAGAGCAAAGTCATAACCTATGAAGGCTGCATCACCCAGATGTATTTTTACATTCTCTTTGCAGGATTAGATGACATTCTCCTGAGTGTGATGGCCTATGATCGGtatgtggccatctgccaccCCCTGCACTACATGGTCATCATGAGCCCCCGGCTCTGTGGACTGCTGGTTCTGATATCCTGGGTGCTGATTGCCTTGTATTCCTTGCTACACAGCTTAATGGTGTTGCGATTGTCCTTCTGTCCAGTTGTACAAATTCCCCACTTTTTCTGTGAACTCAGTCAGATGGTACAACTTGCCAGTTCTGACAACTTTCTTAATAACATAGTGATGTATTTTTCAGCTGTCCTGATGGGTGTTGGTCCTTTTGCTGGTATCCTTTACTCATATTCTAAAATAGTTTCCTGCGTATGTAAAATCAcatcagctcaggggaagtataAAGCATTTTCCACCTGTGTGTCCCACCTCTCAATTgtcttcctgttttattttacagCAGTAGGAGTGTTCCTTAGCTCTGCTGCTACCCACACCTCACATTCAAGTACAGTCGCCTCGGTGATGTACACTGTGGTCACACCCATGCTAAACCCTTTCATCTACAGTCTGAGAAACCGAGATTTAAAAGAGGGTCTAAAGAGATTGTATTTGATGCCAAGTATAAAAGACCAATTATACTAG